The Deltaproteobacteria bacterium genome contains the following window.
TGCCCCTCGAGTGGGTATAGGAATCGTAAAATTCCTGATCTTCGTCAGAGTAAAGGGGTATGACCGGCTCGGGCTTAATAAGCAAAGCCGCCAGAACGTATAGGGCCAGGATGGGCCAAAATCCGGTGAAGATCATCAAAACTATGACTATTATCCGTGTCCAGAGTACGGAAAAATTAAAGTAATCTGCAATGCCTTTGCAAACTCCCAAAAGAAGACCTGCCCGGGACCGGTATAGACCGCGGCGCATGTCATTAAACTTGCTGCTCATCTTTTTCCTTCCTTTCCGGATCTAATAATATTGTTTCCAGGGCCGCGACTCTATTCTCCATTTTTACGAGACCCTGGTGAATTTCTTGAATCAATCTGGTTTCCTCGTCCCGCTGCTCTTTGCCTCCCAAGGGAGGTTCTCCCTTTAAAACCCTGATACCGGCGATGATCAGACCGCCCAGCAGGCCCAAGGCGAGCAAAGGGACGAGAAAAACTATCATGACGATAAATACTGCTGGCATGTTCGTATACTCCGGTTTAACTCCGTCATACAAGATCTATAAGCTTATGGCTGGAGCATGAAATTTATGACCTTTAACGCCTTTACCTCATAACATAAACCAGGACTGTTGAAAATGAAATATTACCCCTGTCCCGAGGTCGGTGTGCTTTCCTGAGAT
Protein-coding sequences here:
- the pspC gene encoding envelope stress response membrane protein PspC — translated: MSSKFNDMRRGLYRSRAGLLLGVCKGIADYFNFSVLWTRIIVIVLMIFTGFWPILALYVLAALLIKPEPVIPLYSDEDQEFYDSYTHSRGMALRRLKRIYNNLNQRLQRMEDIVTAREFDWDQRLNG
- a CDS encoding phage-shock protein → MPAVFIVMIVFLVPLLALGLLGGLIIAGIRVLKGEPPLGGKEQRDEETRLIQEIHQGLVKMENRVAALETILLDPERKEKDEQQV